From Ramlibacter tataouinensis, the proteins below share one genomic window:
- a CDS encoding M48 family metalloprotease yields MLAALLLSACVSQVVNPVTGRTELSAMDEAAEIQEGAKAHQDVMKEYRAYADPGLQAYVNEVGQKLARQSHRANLKWTFTVLDSPEINAFALPGGYVYVTRGIMAYLDSEAELAGVMGHEIGHVTARHGAQRATRQQTAGIGVLAATVLGAVLEAGGVGGATGLASQVSQTAAAGYIASYSRDQESQADELGAEYLTRNRYNPQNMVEVIQVLKSQEQFAADMAKAEGRRVPSASNWLSSHPANDKRLADIKAFAAKYKSQEGYADDGRARYLQAIAGMAFGDSPEQGLVRGRNFYHEGLGIALTAPQGWQIQNAPEAIALVNAAGDAGLVVRLVPPKAGNTHEEVIRNVLKPLDGRIDRRTIHGLAATHFSGTVRNQQGQTGQVALTLVSGPAGRTYWLQQAASNADARQRAQAGLMEAESSFRPMSPADRAAARPWSVQAVPYPRGGFGELAKSTPLPAERAEAQLKLMNGVYGGGADPKPGQAVKVVK; encoded by the coding sequence TTGCTGGCTGCGCTGCTGTTGTCGGCTTGCGTCTCCCAGGTGGTCAACCCGGTCACCGGTCGCACCGAGCTCTCGGCGATGGACGAGGCCGCCGAGATCCAGGAAGGCGCCAAGGCACATCAGGACGTGATGAAGGAGTACCGCGCCTACGCGGACCCCGGATTGCAGGCCTACGTGAACGAGGTGGGCCAGAAACTCGCCAGGCAGTCGCACCGGGCCAACCTGAAGTGGACCTTCACGGTGCTCGACAGCCCCGAGATCAATGCCTTCGCATTGCCCGGAGGCTACGTGTACGTCACGCGCGGGATCATGGCCTACCTCGACAGCGAGGCCGAGCTGGCAGGGGTGATGGGCCACGAGATCGGCCATGTCACCGCGCGGCACGGCGCGCAGCGCGCAACGCGCCAACAGACTGCGGGCATCGGCGTCCTCGCCGCCACGGTGCTTGGCGCCGTGCTCGAGGCGGGCGGCGTGGGTGGCGCGACCGGCCTCGCGAGCCAGGTGTCGCAGACGGCCGCGGCGGGCTACATCGCGTCTTACAGCCGCGACCAGGAATCTCAGGCTGACGAGTTGGGGGCTGAGTACCTGACGCGCAACCGCTACAACCCGCAGAACATGGTCGAAGTGATCCAGGTGCTGAAGAGCCAGGAACAGTTCGCCGCCGACATGGCCAAGGCTGAAGGCAGGCGGGTGCCGTCGGCCTCGAACTGGCTCTCGTCGCATCCGGCCAATGACAAAAGGCTCGCCGACATCAAAGCGTTCGCTGCCAAGTACAAGAGCCAGGAAGGCTATGCCGACGACGGACGCGCGCGCTACCTGCAAGCCATCGCCGGCATGGCCTTCGGCGACAGTCCCGAACAGGGACTGGTCCGGGGGCGCAACTTCTATCACGAGGGCCTAGGCATCGCGCTCACGGCGCCGCAAGGCTGGCAGATCCAGAATGCCCCCGAGGCGATCGCGCTCGTCAATGCCGCCGGCGACGCGGGCCTGGTGGTGCGCCTCGTGCCACCGAAGGCCGGCAACACGCACGAGGAGGTGATCCGCAATGTTCTCAAGCCGCTCGACGGCCGGATCGACCGACGCACCATTCATGGTTTGGCCGCCACTCATTTCTCGGGGACGGTTCGCAACCAGCAGGGGCAGACCGGACAGGTCGCGCTGACCCTGGTCAGCGGCCCGGCCGGGCGTACCTACTGGCTGCAGCAAGCGGCCAGCAACGCCGACGCGCGCCAGCGTGCCCAGGCCGGATTGATGGAAGCCGAGTCCTCCTTTCGCCCCATGTCACCGGCCGACCGCGCGGCGGCCAGGCCGTGGAGCGTGCAGGCGGTGCCCTATCCGCGCGGGGGTTTCGGCGAGCTGGCGAAGTCGACACCCCTGCCGGCGGAAAGGGCCGAGGCGCAGCTGAAGCTGATGAATGGCGTGTACGGTGGTGGCGCTGATCCAAAGCCCGGGCAAGCGGTCAAGGTGGTGAAATGA
- a CDS encoding glycosyltransferase family 2 protein produces the protein MLQKAQPLVSVLIPAYKASLLIEGAIASVLEQGHPAVEILVAPDDGQDYSRLAHRYREVKVIPSAAVRSGPGAARNRALYEAKGDFITVLDHDDLWQPGYLGALLEQAERRGLAFGRSNPVDQDLQPIRVPPMEASLDIERFAIAACSVRPMAHRSLEVAYYDFLSEDTLHAATLLARHGPSPVVPFGYCQVVSPTSTAASTKEGVFQDTYLRLAKLARDNPRAIGLDAVGRAGRERVARLFEYRLEVSRRFQDAGVQSFERWIAGKELSLANDIWEKHGHPRVHEVAAAS, from the coding sequence ATGCTCCAGAAAGCGCAGCCGCTTGTCTCGGTCCTGATTCCGGCCTACAAGGCGTCGCTGCTGATCGAGGGTGCGATCGCATCCGTACTTGAACAGGGCCATCCTGCCGTGGAGATCCTGGTGGCACCAGACGACGGGCAGGACTACAGTCGGCTGGCGCATCGCTATCGGGAGGTGAAGGTCATCCCTTCTGCAGCAGTGCGCAGTGGTCCGGGCGCCGCTCGCAACCGAGCCCTCTATGAGGCCAAGGGAGACTTCATTACGGTCCTCGACCACGATGACCTGTGGCAACCGGGATACCTTGGGGCCCTGCTTGAACAGGCGGAGAGGCGCGGCCTGGCTTTTGGCCGGTCCAACCCGGTGGACCAGGACCTGCAGCCAATCAGGGTTCCGCCGATGGAGGCCTCTTTGGACATCGAGAGGTTTGCAATTGCTGCCTGTTCGGTGCGACCCATGGCGCACCGGTCTCTCGAGGTCGCGTACTACGATTTCTTGAGCGAGGACACCCTGCACGCGGCCACCTTGCTGGCCAGGCACGGTCCCTCCCCAGTGGTCCCGTTCGGGTACTGCCAGGTGGTCTCACCGACTTCAACCGCGGCGTCGACGAAGGAAGGCGTTTTCCAGGATACCTACCTGCGGCTGGCGAAACTTGCCCGCGACAACCCGCGCGCTATCGGACTGGACGCCGTTGGTCGAGCCGGCCGGGAGCGAGTGGCCCGACTGTTCGAGTACCGTCTGGAGGTGAGCCGCAGGTTTCAAGACGCAGGTGTCCAGAGCTTTGAGCGCTGGATCGCAGGAAAGGAGCTGTCGCTGGCCAACGATATCTGGGAAAAACACGGCCACCCGAGAGTTCACGAGGTGGCCGCCGCGAGCTGA
- a CDS encoding WD40/YVTN/BNR-like repeat-containing protein, producing MQVTANTQLAVNTSYSVTAPIQDVVGPKRATVTLTLPALASLNDTVTISATSTSWLWAIAQNAGQSILTSGMNGTAPLGTVWQARLTSSWSCGTPYHGGPAYWYPCIAYSPITSVSSDATGDVLIADAAVGGSDSAYVLKVSRDGGHTWTADNSPSGGGWISSDMTPSGSRMVAVQVGGGMFTSTDFGATWNRLADPLVDNTAGLNFQSVTIAADGQHLAAVIAPNSDTTPTGRLQVSNDGGTTWIAAKLPPGTYEWRSVDNSADGQVIVAVAQTSETFISIDAGATWKPLPVVLTGETTPRLEPWYRVKMTADGNTIALVGRVAATCASTDGPQGSGVFLSHDRGATWTRLGGLRNYASVAMSSNGNIIAVGSTSWSRCDGTELDSGSMLMSTDGGATFAPLTAQPASALAMSADGNMLAAVAGSGLSASVDNRTSKGTWGGITAGEREPNDSITLKFIGNGQWAVQNSTGGPFTIR from the coding sequence GTGCAGGTCACTGCCAACACGCAGTTGGCAGTCAACACCAGCTACAGCGTCACAGCCCCCATCCAAGACGTTGTAGGTCCGAAACGTGCAACAGTGACGCTCACCTTGCCCGCGCTGGCCAGCCTCAACGACACCGTGACTATCAGCGCGACCAGCACCTCGTGGCTTTGGGCCATCGCGCAGAACGCCGGCCAGAGCATTCTCACATCGGGCATGAACGGCACGGCGCCACTAGGCACGGTATGGCAAGCGCGGCTGACGTCGAGCTGGTCTTGTGGGACCCCGTACCACGGTGGACCCGCGTATTGGTATCCGTGTATCGCGTATAGCCCCATCACGAGTGTCTCGTCGGACGCCACGGGCGACGTGCTGATAGCCGACGCTGCGGTGGGAGGGTCGGATAGCGCATACGTGCTCAAGGTATCGCGTGATGGCGGCCACACTTGGACCGCGGACAACAGCCCGAGCGGCGGGGGCTGGATTTCTTCAGACATGACCCCTAGCGGCAGCCGCATGGTGGCCGTGCAAGTTGGAGGCGGCATGTTCACGTCCACCGACTTCGGCGCCACCTGGAACCGTCTGGCCGATCCGCTGGTGGACAACACGGCGGGCTTGAACTTCCAATCCGTGACCATCGCGGCAGACGGCCAACATTTAGCGGCCGTCATCGCGCCGAACTCGGACACCACCCCGACGGGGCGCCTCCAGGTCAGCAACGACGGCGGCACGACGTGGATTGCAGCCAAGCTGCCGCCGGGCACATACGAGTGGCGCAGCGTGGACAACTCGGCTGACGGGCAAGTGATCGTGGCCGTGGCCCAAACATCGGAAACGTTCATTTCAATCGATGCCGGGGCGACCTGGAAGCCGCTGCCGGTCGTGCTCACCGGTGAGACCACCCCTCGGCTTGAGCCTTGGTACCGGGTCAAGATGACGGCTGACGGGAACACAATCGCACTCGTGGGCAGGGTCGCTGCAACGTGCGCGTCGACCGACGGCCCCCAGGGCAGCGGGGTCTTCTTGTCACACGACCGCGGCGCGACCTGGACGCGCCTCGGGGGGCTGCGCAATTACGCCAGCGTCGCGATGAGCAGCAACGGCAACATCATTGCCGTTGGCAGCACCTCCTGGTCTCGCTGTGACGGGACCGAGTTGGACTCGGGGAGCATGCTGATGTCAACGGACGGGGGCGCCACGTTCGCACCGCTTACCGCCCAACCTGCGAGTGCTCTTGCCATGTCTGCAGACGGCAACATGCTTGCGGCAGTTGCCGGCAGCGGCCTCTCCGCGAGCGTGGACAACCGCACCTCTAAAGGAACCTGGGGCGGGATCACAGCAGGCGAGCGCGAGCCGAACGACAGCATTACTCTGAAGTTCATCGGTAATGGGCAATGGGCGGTGCAGAACTCAACGGGCGGTCCGTTCACCATCCGCTGA
- a CDS encoding bile acid:sodium symporter family protein — translation MGNISVANVLLPLALAFIMFSLGLGLRLDDFSRIVRQPTAFLIGVVCHFVILPLVCYAMLGLWGLGGAFAVGFMILAACPTGSTSNLLTYIARGDVALAVSFTAVASVMTIVTLPIVVAWSLQHFMGSSRAVSVPVGMIMGQVSLMLGLPVALGMLTRHVAPGRAERLEPRATKIATLLFIVIVILAVIKNWAVLKASFGELAPFAIALNVTMLAIGFGAARLARLPQRQAVTLGIETAVQNATLALVVASTMRKLDQESPVRQPVADSIG, via the coding sequence ATGGGCAACATTTCGGTCGCCAACGTGCTGCTGCCGCTCGCACTCGCCTTCATCATGTTTTCGCTCGGCCTGGGGCTGCGGCTGGACGACTTCAGCCGCATCGTGCGACAACCCACGGCATTCCTGATCGGCGTGGTGTGCCACTTCGTGATACTGCCGCTCGTGTGCTACGCAATGTTGGGGCTATGGGGCCTGGGCGGGGCGTTCGCGGTAGGCTTCATGATCCTTGCGGCCTGCCCGACAGGCTCGACGTCGAACTTGCTCACCTACATCGCGCGGGGTGACGTCGCACTGGCGGTGAGTTTCACCGCGGTGGCGAGCGTGATGACGATCGTCACGTTGCCGATCGTCGTGGCCTGGTCGCTGCAGCACTTCATGGGCTCATCCCGTGCTGTGTCAGTGCCTGTCGGCATGATCATGGGCCAGGTTTCGCTCATGCTGGGCCTGCCGGTTGCACTGGGGATGCTGACTCGCCATGTCGCACCCGGCCGCGCCGAGCGGCTGGAACCCCGCGCAACGAAGATCGCGACACTGCTGTTCATCGTGATCGTGATCCTCGCGGTCATCAAGAATTGGGCCGTGCTGAAGGCGAGCTTCGGCGAGCTGGCACCCTTCGCCATCGCGCTGAACGTGACGATGCTGGCTATCGGCTTCGGCGCCGCGCGCCTGGCGCGCCTGCCGCAGCGGCAGGCCGTGACGCTCGGGATCGAGACGGCAGTGCAGAACGCGACGCTTGCGCTGGTTGTCGCAAGCACAATGCGGAAACTGGATCAGGAGAGTCCTGTCAGACAGCCTGTAGCCGACTCGATCGGCTGA
- a CDS encoding TrbC/VirB2 family protein produces MNFKTNSTRRFPLAFAAVAALSFGMAEPAFAQATIGENVKAALNSPCTVTAGDNKGRTGTYTIFAGRLVCVAGSSGTLCKPGYCKDAGKAATTEPSMVPSAPVFASPKFEPRR; encoded by the coding sequence ATGAACTTCAAGACCAACTCGACGCGCCGCTTTCCTCTGGCGTTCGCGGCTGTCGCAGCCCTCAGCTTTGGAATGGCCGAGCCTGCCTTTGCCCAAGCGACCATCGGTGAAAACGTTAAGGCTGCGCTCAACTCGCCTTGCACCGTCACCGCAGGAGACAACAAGGGCAGGACTGGCACGTACACCATTTTTGCTGGCAGGTTGGTATGTGTGGCCGGTTCGTCTGGCACCCTGTGCAAACCCGGCTACTGCAAGGACGCAGGAAAGGCTGCCACCACGGAGCCAAGCATGGTGCCGAGCGCCCCAGTCTTTGCGTCGCCGAAGTTCGAGCCACGGCGCTGA
- a CDS encoding CHRD domain-containing protein, whose amino-acid sequence MNKLAVVTVLSVVLTVPIAARAERIRATLTGYEEVPSVSTVASGEFVGMISRDEQSIDYQLTYTELQGTVTQAHIHVAQPSVNGSIVIWLCQTATNPGPTGTQPCTPGSGTLTGTITASNVVAGATTSQQLAAGELAEVIAAMRAGAVYVNVHTNLSPGGEVRGQIRASNRQ is encoded by the coding sequence ATGAACAAGCTTGCGGTTGTGACGGTGTTGTCCGTCGTATTGACCGTGCCCATCGCAGCCCGCGCTGAGCGTATCCGAGCCACTCTTACTGGCTACGAGGAGGTGCCCTCGGTGTCCACAGTCGCCAGCGGCGAGTTCGTGGGCATGATCAGCCGCGACGAACAGTCCATCGACTACCAGTTGACCTACACCGAACTGCAGGGGACGGTGACACAGGCCCACATCCACGTGGCCCAGCCGAGCGTGAACGGCAGCATCGTCATCTGGCTTTGCCAGACGGCGACGAACCCCGGTCCGACAGGGACCCAGCCCTGCACGCCCGGGTCCGGCACCCTGACCGGGACGATCACGGCCTCAAACGTCGTGGCCGGAGCCACCACAAGCCAGCAACTCGCGGCAGGCGAGCTCGCCGAGGTGATCGCCGCCATGCGAGCTGGCGCCGTCTACGTGAATGTGCACACGAACCTGTCGCCGGGCGGCGAGGTTCGCGGGCAGATCCGCGCTTCCAACCGCCAGTAG
- a CDS encoding amidohydrolase family protein, with the protein MRHDSDGRRLPIKLDSTSNGEVAPMPLERVHLHANALAHQAADANAKRLGLSRRRLLVSAAGAAGTLLAFNEAYAAAGRTGGFYEIERTAALDVEQAAQRLGSREFIFDVQGHFVGKNWQGRHGLGGVDQFVKDVFLDSDTDMMVLSFIPSRRENEYLPIAEAAAVQEIVSRLPRGRRLLIHGRVNPNQPGDMEDIDALASRWKVSALKCYTQWGPDGRGFYLTDDIGVRMIEKARSVGIRNICVHKGLPFGRQSYEHSTCADIGRVAKMFPDVNFLVYHAGYVQTAKEGPYDPTRSDGVDRLIRSVEEAGLGKGSNVYGELGSTWRMLMRDPDQAAHVVGKLVKQLGEGNVLWGSDSIWYGSPQDQIQAFRTFQISSEYQEKFGYAAMTPRLRARIFGLNGAQVYGLDVEEVTRRAAADEIGRARAAYEPDPHFLTFGPKTRAQFLRLRAAHGNQPG; encoded by the coding sequence ATGCGACACGATTCCGATGGCCGCCGCCTTCCCATCAAGCTGGACTCGACCTCCAACGGCGAGGTCGCGCCGATGCCGCTGGAGCGCGTGCACCTGCACGCCAACGCGCTCGCGCACCAGGCGGCCGACGCCAACGCGAAGCGGCTCGGCCTCTCGCGCCGGCGCCTGCTGGTCTCCGCGGCGGGCGCGGCCGGCACGCTGCTCGCCTTCAACGAGGCCTACGCCGCGGCCGGGCGCACCGGCGGCTTCTACGAGATCGAGCGGACGGCGGCGCTCGACGTCGAGCAGGCGGCGCAGCGGCTCGGCTCGCGCGAGTTCATCTTCGACGTGCAGGGCCATTTCGTCGGCAAGAACTGGCAGGGGCGCCACGGCCTCGGCGGCGTCGACCAGTTCGTGAAGGACGTGTTCCTCGACTCGGACACTGACATGATGGTGCTTTCCTTCATCCCGTCGCGGCGCGAGAACGAGTACCTGCCGATCGCGGAAGCCGCCGCGGTGCAGGAGATCGTGTCGCGTCTGCCGCGTGGCCGGCGCCTGCTGATCCACGGCCGCGTCAACCCAAACCAGCCCGGCGACATGGAGGACATCGACGCGCTGGCCAGCCGATGGAAAGTGTCGGCGCTCAAGTGCTACACGCAATGGGGGCCGGACGGCCGCGGCTTCTACCTCACCGACGACATCGGGGTGCGGATGATCGAGAAGGCGCGCAGCGTTGGCATCCGGAACATCTGCGTGCACAAGGGCCTGCCCTTCGGCCGCCAGTCGTACGAGCATTCGACCTGCGCCGACATCGGCCGCGTCGCGAAGATGTTCCCCGACGTGAACTTCCTGGTCTATCACGCGGGCTACGTGCAGACCGCGAAGGAAGGGCCGTACGACCCGACGCGCAGCGATGGCGTCGACCGGTTGATCCGCTCGGTCGAGGAAGCCGGCCTCGGCAAGGGCAGCAACGTCTACGGCGAACTCGGCAGCACCTGGCGGATGCTGATGCGCGACCCCGACCAGGCGGCGCACGTCGTCGGCAAACTGGTGAAGCAACTGGGCGAGGGCAACGTGCTGTGGGGGTCGGACTCCATCTGGTACGGCTCCCCGCAGGACCAGATCCAGGCGTTCCGCACCTTCCAGATCTCGAGCGAATACCAGGAGAAGTTCGGCTACGCGGCGATGACCCCGCGGCTGCGGGCGCGCATCTTCGGGCTCAACGGCGCGCAGGTGTACGGCCTCGATGTCGAGGAAGTCACCCGCCGCGCGGCCGCCGACGAGATCGGCCGGGCCCGTGCCGCGTACGAGCCCGATCCGCACTTCCTCACGTTCGGGCCGAAAACCCGGGCGCAGTTCCTGCGGTTGCGCGCCGCGCACGGCAACCAGCCGGGGTAG
- a CDS encoding DOPA 4,5-dioxygenase family protein, giving the protein MSTSLEALRRHRAIHADDPESHRVWLFHSHAYFDHGVPERVAEARAFMDLVIRTFAGTDHLEVHGFTPFPAGPHRCGSFEVLFTREAFADYVSWLMFSRPPGLDILVHPLTGSQLLDHTRRALWLGTPLAIDCALLKEADDRLLAAGRSEESIIEGTKTHGRWGGRCR; this is encoded by the coding sequence ATGTCAACCAGTCTTGAGGCGTTGCGGCGACACCGCGCCATCCACGCCGATGATCCGGAGTCGCACCGGGTGTGGCTGTTCCACTCCCACGCGTACTTCGATCACGGCGTGCCGGAGCGGGTCGCCGAGGCCCGTGCGTTCATGGATCTCGTCATCCGGACTTTTGCCGGGACGGATCACCTGGAGGTCCATGGCTTCACCCCATTCCCTGCAGGGCCGCACCGGTGCGGCAGCTTCGAAGTGTTGTTCACACGTGAAGCGTTCGCCGACTATGTGTCGTGGCTGATGTTCTCCCGGCCCCCCGGGCTCGACATCCTCGTCCATCCGCTGACAGGCTCGCAGTTGCTCGACCACACGCGACGCGCCCTCTGGCTCGGCACCCCGCTTGCGATCGACTGCGCGCTCTTGAAGGAGGCCGACGACAGGCTCCTCGCCGCCGGACGAAGCGAGGAATCGATCATCGAAGGCACCAAGACACACGGGCGCTGGGGTGGCCGCTGCCGTTGA
- a CDS encoding cupin domain-containing protein, translating into MSGELIKVGQLEIRYLVDGAETGGLGVFEMTVPAGAIVPPPHSHTDNEECVYVLEGLLRYSVDGVSRDLEPGDWMSTPRGSTHHFINKTDAAVRALVIMTPDIGPQYFHDVGAVVNAGGPPDRVRLAQVMAQYGLVPARPPAPANQPVEQFPG; encoded by the coding sequence ATGAGCGGCGAATTGATCAAGGTAGGCCAACTCGAGATCCGCTATCTCGTCGATGGTGCGGAAACGGGCGGGTTGGGCGTGTTCGAGATGACGGTGCCGGCGGGGGCCATCGTTCCCCCGCCACACAGCCACACCGACAACGAGGAGTGCGTCTACGTCCTGGAAGGCCTGCTCCGCTATTCCGTCGACGGGGTATCGCGCGACCTCGAGCCGGGCGACTGGATGTCGACGCCGCGGGGCTCGACCCATCACTTCATCAACAAGACCGATGCCGCGGTGCGCGCGCTGGTCATCATGACGCCGGACATCGGGCCGCAGTACTTCCACGATGTCGGCGCCGTCGTGAACGCGGGCGGGCCGCCTGATCGAGTGAGGTTGGCTCAGGTGATGGCGCAATACGGACTGGTTCCGGCGCGGCCGCCGGCACCGGCAAACCAGCCGGTCGAGCAGTTCCCCGGCTGA
- a CDS encoding LysR family transcriptional regulator: MKSRLAGMNVFAEVVGAKSFSAAADKLGISKSLASREVSALERSLAVKLLNRSTRKLSLTEAGSIFYEHCVNILHEAELAERRVTQAQSEPAGVVKMTAIPAFAVRHVLPAIVEFQQQYPKIQVRLSCSNRTVDLGAEGFDLGIRSSPPAPNLVARKLAVSRLVLLASPAYLAQRGTPRRIEDVEKHDCVLFPMLAPKGIWTFRRSGQKYAVKVPASFETDDLEAVRAAILSGLGVGLLPRHMVGADVRQGALVPLLRQFQPVPEGGIYLVYLPNRTQPSRVRVLIDFLIARFGPVPPWEEGW, encoded by the coding sequence ATGAAAAGCAGGCTGGCCGGCATGAACGTATTCGCGGAGGTGGTGGGCGCGAAGAGCTTTTCCGCCGCCGCCGACAAGCTCGGCATCTCAAAATCGCTGGCGAGCCGGGAGGTCAGCGCGCTGGAGCGCTCGCTGGCGGTGAAGCTGCTGAACCGCTCGACGCGCAAGCTGAGCCTGACCGAAGCCGGCAGCATCTTCTACGAGCACTGCGTGAACATCTTGCACGAAGCGGAACTCGCCGAGCGGCGCGTGACGCAGGCGCAGTCCGAGCCGGCCGGAGTCGTGAAGATGACCGCGATCCCGGCGTTCGCGGTGCGGCACGTGTTGCCTGCCATCGTCGAATTCCAGCAGCAGTATCCAAAGATCCAGGTCAGGCTCTCCTGCAGCAATCGCACGGTGGACCTGGGCGCCGAGGGCTTCGACCTCGGCATTCGTTCGTCGCCCCCCGCACCGAATCTGGTCGCAAGAAAGCTCGCGGTCAGCCGACTCGTCTTGCTCGCCTCGCCGGCGTATCTGGCGCAGCGCGGCACGCCGCGCCGGATCGAGGACGTGGAAAAGCACGACTGCGTGCTCTTCCCGATGCTCGCGCCCAAGGGGATCTGGACGTTCCGGCGCAGCGGGCAGAAATATGCGGTGAAGGTTCCGGCTTCATTCGAGACCGATGACCTGGAGGCCGTCCGCGCGGCCATCCTTTCCGGCCTTGGTGTGGGTCTGCTGCCGCGCCACATGGTGGGCGCAGACGTGCGGCAAGGGGCCCTCGTGCCCTTGCTGCGGCAGTTCCAGCCGGTGCCCGAGGGCGGCATTTATCTGGTCTATCTGCCCAATCGCACGCAGCCGTCACGGGTGCGGGTCCTTATTGACTTCCTCATCGCGCGCTTCGGTCCCGTACCGCCGTGGGAGGAGGGTTGGTAG
- a CDS encoding heavy metal-binding domain-containing protein, which yields MPNGEGARVDKFLGVVNGEAIIGANIFRDMFSSIRDVVGGRAGGYERALSGARDAALEDMMSAAKELGADGIVGIDFDYEVLGENNGMMMVTVSGTAVKMA from the coding sequence ATGCCCAATGGTGAAGGCGCTCGAGTCGACAAGTTTCTTGGCGTGGTCAACGGGGAGGCGATCATCGGCGCCAACATCTTCCGAGACATGTTCTCGTCGATTCGCGACGTGGTCGGCGGACGCGCCGGCGGCTACGAGAGGGCACTATCCGGTGCGCGCGATGCGGCACTGGAGGACATGATGTCAGCGGCGAAAGAACTTGGAGCCGACGGCATCGTTGGTATCGATTTTGACTACGAGGTGCTGGGAGAGAACAACGGCATGATGATGGTGACCGTCAGCGGCACTGCCGTGAAGATGGCTTGA
- a CDS encoding alpha/beta fold hydrolase, with protein sequence MAMTHNTFILIPGAGGSAWYWHLVVPRLERRGYEAVTVSLPAADDAAGLPEYVDAVVRAIGQREPRHVVIVAQSLGGFSAPLVCQRVPAALLVLVNAMIPKPGETPGAWWANTCHDEAKRQQNLRDGRPADAPFDPLVDFFHDVPQSVVDEAWAQGEPRQSDTVFSSPCTFTSWPTVPTRVLVGRADRFFPAEFQRRVARDRLGISADDMPGGHLVALSQPDELSARLAAYASDAATRPT encoded by the coding sequence ATGGCGATGACGCACAACACATTCATTCTCATCCCTGGCGCGGGCGGCAGCGCCTGGTATTGGCATTTGGTCGTGCCAAGACTCGAGCGGCGCGGGTATGAGGCCGTTACTGTCTCGCTGCCGGCGGCCGACGATGCCGCCGGTCTGCCCGAGTATGTGGACGCCGTCGTGCGTGCGATCGGCCAGCGCGAGCCACGACATGTCGTGATCGTTGCTCAATCCCTGGGTGGTTTTTCCGCACCTCTCGTCTGCCAACGGGTTCCAGCAGCATTGTTGGTGCTGGTCAATGCCATGATCCCCAAGCCCGGCGAAACTCCCGGCGCCTGGTGGGCAAACACCTGCCATGATGAGGCGAAGCGCCAGCAGAATTTGCGCGACGGTCGTCCGGCGGATGCTCCATTCGATCCGCTCGTCGACTTCTTTCACGACGTACCCCAATCGGTGGTCGACGAGGCGTGGGCGCAGGGCGAGCCGCGCCAATCTGACACCGTGTTCTCGTCACCCTGCACCTTCACGAGTTGGCCGACGGTCCCGACACGCGTTCTAGTGGGAAGAGCAGACCGGTTCTTTCCGGCCGAGTTCCAACGGCGTGTAGCACGTGATCGCCTCGGCATTTCGGCTGACGACATGCCGGGCGGGCATCTGGTGGCACTCAGTCAACCGGACGAACTCTCGGCCCGACTTGCAGCGTACGCTTCCGACGCAGCGACCCGTCCAACTTGA